The following proteins come from a genomic window of Pseudomonas sp. WJP1:
- a CDS encoding MIP/aquaporin family protein, which translates to MTTALQQPSLSSQCMAEFLGTALLIFFGTGCVAALKVAGASFGLWEISIIWGVGVSMAIYLTAGVSGAHLNPAVSIALSIFADFEKRKLPFYIIAQVAGAFCGALLVYTLYSNLFFDFEQTHHMVRGSTASLELASVFSTFPNPSLSTGQAFLVEVIITAILMGVIMSLTDDNNGLPNGPLAPILIGLLIAVIGSSMGPLTGFAMNPARDFGPKLMTFFAGWGEISFTGGRDIPYFLVPVFAPIVGACLGATAYRGLIARHLPGAAPATKDATVAIDGKPRIS; encoded by the coding sequence ATGACAACTGCTTTACAACAACCGTCGCTGTCGAGCCAATGCATGGCCGAGTTCCTGGGTACTGCACTGCTGATTTTCTTTGGTACGGGCTGCGTTGCCGCCCTCAAGGTCGCGGGTGCCAGCTTTGGCCTCTGGGAAATCAGCATTATCTGGGGTGTCGGCGTGAGCATGGCGATCTACTTGACCGCCGGGGTTTCCGGCGCCCACCTGAACCCTGCCGTGAGTATTGCGCTGAGCATTTTTGCCGACTTCGAAAAGCGCAAACTGCCTTTCTACATCATCGCCCAGGTGGCGGGTGCCTTTTGCGGTGCCTTGTTGGTTTACACGCTTTACAGCAATCTATTCTTCGATTTCGAACAAACTCACCATATGGTTCGCGGCAGCACAGCCAGCCTTGAATTGGCGTCGGTGTTCTCCACCTTCCCCAACCCAAGCCTGTCCACGGGCCAGGCGTTCCTGGTCGAAGTGATCATCACCGCCATCCTGATGGGCGTGATCATGTCGCTGACCGATGATAACAATGGCCTGCCCAACGGCCCGCTGGCGCCCATCTTGATCGGCCTGCTGATTGCGGTGATTGGCAGCTCGATGGGACCGCTGACCGGCTTCGCGATGAACCCGGCACGGGACTTCGGCCCCAAACTGATGACTTTCTTCGCTGGCTGGGGTGAAATTTCCTTCACTGGCGGTCGCGATATTCCGTACTTCCTGGTTCCGGTTTTCGCACCGATTGTCGGTGCCTGCCTGGGTGCTACCGCCTACCGCGGCTTGATTGCCCGTCACCTGCCTGGCGCCGCACCTGCTACAAAGGATGCAACAGTGGCCATTGACGGCAAGCCCAGAATTTCTTGA
- the glpK gene encoding glycerol kinase GlpK produces MTDTQNKNYIIALDQGTTSSRAIIFDRDANVVCTAQREFAQHYPQAGWVEHDPMEIFATQSAVMVEALAQAGLHHDQVAAIGITNQRETTVVWDKNTGRPIYNAIVWQCRRSTEICQQLKRDGHEQYISETTGLVTDPYFSGTKLKWILDNVEGSRERARNGELLFGTVDSWLIWKFTGGKVHVTDYTNASRTMLFNIHTLEWDAKMLELLDIPREMLPPVKSSSEIYGHTKSGIAIGGIAGDQQAALFGQMCVEAGQAKNTYGTGCFLLMNTGDKAVKSNHGMLTTIACGPHGEVAYALEGAVFNGGSTVQWLRDELKIINDAHDTEYFANKVKDSNGVYLVPAFTGLGAPYWDPYARGALFGLTRGVRVDHIIRAALESIAYQTRDVLDAMQQDSGERLKALRVDGGAVANNFLMQFQADILGTQVERPQMRETTALGAAYLAGLACGFWGSLDELRGKAVIERQFEPTLDETAKEKLYAGWKKAVSRTRDWAAEDEAE; encoded by the coding sequence ATGACCGACACACAGAACAAGAACTACATCATTGCCCTCGATCAGGGTACGACCAGCTCCCGCGCGATCATTTTCGACCGCGACGCCAACGTGGTCTGCACCGCACAGCGCGAGTTCGCGCAGCATTATCCGCAAGCCGGCTGGGTCGAACATGACCCGATGGAAATCTTCGCCACCCAGAGCGCGGTGATGGTCGAGGCCCTGGCGCAAGCTGGCCTGCATCACGACCAGGTCGCGGCCATCGGCATCACCAACCAGCGTGAGACCACCGTGGTCTGGGACAAGAACACCGGCCGCCCGATCTACAACGCGATCGTCTGGCAGTGCCGACGCAGCACCGAGATCTGCCAACAGCTCAAGCGCGATGGCCATGAGCAATACATCAGCGAAACCACGGGGCTGGTCACCGACCCGTACTTCTCCGGCACCAAGCTCAAATGGATCCTCGACAACGTCGAAGGCAGCCGCGAACGCGCACGCAACGGTGAGCTACTGTTCGGCACCGTCGACAGCTGGCTGATCTGGAAATTTACCGGCGGCAAGGTGCACGTTACCGACTACACCAACGCCTCGCGCACGATGCTCTTCAACATCCACACCCTGGAGTGGGACGCGAAGATGCTGGAGCTGCTGGATATCCCGCGGGAAATGCTGCCGCCGGTTAAATCCTCCTCGGAAATCTACGGCCACACCAAAAGCGGCATCGCCATCGGCGGTATCGCCGGCGACCAGCAGGCCGCCCTGTTCGGTCAGATGTGCGTCGAAGCCGGTCAAGCGAAAAACACCTACGGCACCGGTTGCTTCCTGCTGATGAACACCGGTGACAAAGCAGTGAAATCCAATCACGGCATGCTCACGACCATCGCTTGCGGCCCACATGGTGAAGTCGCCTACGCGCTGGAAGGAGCGGTGTTTAACGGCGGCTCCACCGTCCAGTGGCTGCGCGACGAGCTGAAGATCATCAACGATGCCCACGACACCGAATACTTCGCCAACAAGGTCAAGGACAGCAACGGCGTGTACCTGGTACCGGCCTTCACCGGCCTGGGCGCGCCGTACTGGGACCCGTACGCCCGTGGCGCGCTGTTCGGCCTGACCCGCGGCGTGCGTGTCGACCACATCATTCGCGCTGCGCTGGAATCGATTGCCTACCAGACCCGCGATGTGCTCGACGCCATGCAGCAGGACTCCGGCGAACGCCTCAAAGCCCTGCGCGTCGACGGCGGTGCAGTGGCGAACAACTTCCTGATGCAGTTCCAGGCCGACATTCTCGGCACCCAGGTCGAGCGTCCGCAGATGCGTGAAACCACGGCATTGGGCGCCGCTTACCTGGCGGGTCTGGCCTGCGGTTTCTGGGGCAGCCTGGATGAGTTGCGCGGCAAGGCCGTGATCGAGCGCCAGTTCGAGCCGACACTCGACGAAACGGCGAAGGAAAA
- the ybaK gene encoding Cys-tRNA(Pro) deacylase: protein MTPALDLLKKVRAEHRVHSYEHDPKAASYGLEAAEKLGLDPAQVFKTLLAASEKGELLVAVVPVGGSLDLKALAQAAKVKKVEMADPAAAQRSTGYLLGGISPLGQKKRLRTFIDNSAQPFASIFVSAGRRGLEVELAPAVLAEHTQATFADIGRP from the coding sequence ATGACCCCCGCATTGGATTTGCTGAAAAAGGTTCGAGCCGAACACCGTGTGCACAGTTATGAACATGACCCGAAGGCGGCATCCTATGGGCTGGAAGCTGCGGAGAAGCTCGGACTGGACCCGGCGCAGGTGTTCAAGACCTTGCTGGCGGCCAGTGAAAAAGGCGAGTTGCTGGTGGCGGTGGTGCCGGTTGGCGGCAGCCTGGATCTGAAAGCCTTGGCCCAAGCGGCCAAGGTGAAGAAAGTCGAAATGGCCGATCCTGCGGCGGCCCAGCGTTCCACCGGGTATCTATTGGGTGGTATCAGCCCGCTGGGGCAGAAGAAGCGCTTGCGGACGTTTATCGACAATTCGGCTCAGCCGTTTGCGAGTATTTTTGTCAGCGCGGGACGGCGGGGCCTTGAAGTCGAATTGGCCCCCGCCGTGCTGGCTGAACATACCCAGGCGACATTCGCCGATATCGGCCGTCCGTAG